The Nitratidesulfovibrio sp. SRB-5 genome includes a window with the following:
- the pheA gene encoding prephenate dehydratase, with protein MSLTDDKESHWRGDHVAASAAKVPQVTDDGAPQPAQPAVASAVTSAVTSGGAADPEAALAGRLGQIRHEIDGLDSDLLNLLNRRASLSLEVGRIKADDAGIVFKPFREREVLENLMAANGGPLPNEHLRSIWREILSSSRSLQRPQKVAYLGPEGTFSYFAGVEFLGKAVEYMPHKDLDGVFRAVHDRQCELGVVPLENSLHGTVGQSLDLFLSHEVFIQSELFCRISHCLLTTETSLADVTTVYSHPQPLAQCGGWLRQALPGARIIPADSTASAARRVVGEKGAAAIGHRSLAALLGLNILARGIEDQPDNWTRFVVIGPAPAGQPGTDKTSMLFSVPDRPGALAEVLNLLAREGINMKKLESRPLRGEKWKYVFFVDVECDLGNEDYGRVVHELRRLCHTLRILGSYPAGPQLDMSRD; from the coding sequence ATGAGCCTCACCGACGACAAGGAATCCCACTGGCGGGGGGATCACGTTGCCGCCAGCGCCGCCAAGGTTCCCCAGGTCACGGACGACGGCGCGCCCCAGCCTGCGCAGCCCGCAGTCGCATCCGCAGTCACGTCCGCAGTCACATCCGGGGGCGCAGCCGACCCGGAAGCGGCCCTGGCCGGGCGGCTTGGCCAGATCCGCCACGAGATCGACGGGCTGGATTCCGACCTGCTGAACCTGCTGAACCGCCGCGCCTCGCTGAGTCTGGAGGTGGGGCGCATCAAGGCCGACGACGCGGGCATCGTGTTCAAGCCCTTTCGCGAGCGCGAGGTGCTGGAAAATCTCATGGCCGCCAACGGCGGGCCACTGCCCAACGAGCACCTGCGTTCCATCTGGCGCGAGATTCTTTCGTCCTCGCGCAGCCTGCAACGGCCCCAGAAGGTGGCCTACCTTGGGCCGGAGGGCACCTTTTCGTACTTCGCGGGCGTGGAATTTCTCGGCAAGGCCGTGGAATACATGCCGCACAAGGATCTGGACGGGGTGTTCCGCGCTGTGCACGACAGGCAGTGCGAGCTTGGCGTGGTGCCGCTGGAAAATTCGCTGCACGGCACCGTGGGCCAGAGCCTGGACCTGTTCCTGTCGCACGAGGTATTCATCCAGTCCGAGCTGTTCTGCCGCATCAGCCATTGCCTGCTGACCACGGAAACCAGCCTGGCCGACGTGACCACGGTGTACTCGCACCCGCAGCCGCTGGCCCAGTGCGGCGGCTGGCTGCGTCAGGCCCTGCCCGGGGCGCGGATCATCCCGGCGGATTCCACCGCCTCCGCCGCGCGCCGCGTGGTGGGCGAAAAGGGCGCGGCGGCCATCGGGCACCGCAGTCTGGCCGCGCTGCTGGGGCTGAACATCCTTGCGCGCGGCATAGAGGACCAGCCGGACAACTGGACGCGCTTCGTGGTCATCGGCCCCGCCCCGGCGGGCCAGCCCGGCACGGACAAGACCTCCATGCTGTTCTCCGTGCCGGACAGGCCCGGCGCGCTGGCAGAGGTGCTGAACCTGCTGGCCCGCGAAGGCATCAACATGAAGAAGCTGGAGTCGCGGCCCCTGCGCGGCGAAAAGTGGAAATACGTGTTCTTCGTGGACGTGGAATGCGACCTTGGCAACGAGGACTATGGCCGGGTGGTGCATGAACTGCGCAGGCTGTGTCATACGTTGCGCATCCTCGGGAGCTACCCCGCCGGGCCGCAGCTGGACATGAGTCGAGATTGA
- a CDS encoding 3-dehydroquinate synthase II family protein, producing the protein MRTILFKSVPFDKGLVTLALESGVDGIIVPRAQVDSVATLARCRVLADEDVATIALSAKADEEDAAARLARGETVVLARGWEIIPVENLLAQSDDVAVEVADLSEARLAAGILERGVATVVVLPEGAGELKSIVADLKLSQGCMDLAPAVVTAVENVGLGHRVCVDTMSMLRRGQGMLVGNSSAFTFLVHAETEHNEYVAARPFRINAGAVHAYAQMPGDRTTYLEELRAGDEVLIVSADGSTTVATVGRLKVEARPMLLVRAKVGDVEGAVFLQNAETIRLTRPDGSPVSVVSLKEGDQILCRTDCAGRHFGMRIKEDIKEC; encoded by the coding sequence ATGCGGACCATTCTTTTCAAGAGCGTGCCTTTCGACAAGGGCCTGGTGACCCTGGCGCTGGAATCGGGCGTGGACGGCATCATCGTGCCGCGCGCGCAGGTGGATTCGGTGGCGACGCTGGCCCGGTGCCGGGTGCTGGCAGACGAGGACGTGGCGACCATCGCGCTGTCGGCCAAGGCCGACGAAGAGGACGCCGCCGCGCGTCTGGCGCGGGGCGAAACCGTGGTGCTGGCGCGCGGGTGGGAGATCATTCCGGTGGAAAATCTGTTGGCGCAGTCCGACGACGTGGCCGTGGAAGTGGCCGATCTTTCCGAGGCGCGCCTTGCGGCGGGCATTCTGGAGCGGGGCGTGGCCACCGTGGTGGTGCTGCCCGAAGGCGCAGGCGAGCTGAAGTCCATCGTGGCCGACCTCAAGCTGTCGCAGGGCTGCATGGACCTGGCCCCCGCCGTGGTCACGGCGGTGGAGAACGTGGGCCTTGGCCACCGGGTGTGCGTGGATACCATGTCCATGCTGCGCCGGGGGCAGGGCATGCTGGTGGGCAATTCCAGCGCGTTCACCTTTCTGGTGCATGCCGAGACCGAGCACAACGAATACGTGGCCGCGCGCCCGTTCCGGATCAATGCCGGGGCCGTGCATGCCTACGCCCAGATGCCCGGTGACAGGACCACCTATCTTGAGGAACTGCGCGCGGGCGACGAGGTGCTCATCGTCAGCGCCGACGGTTCCACCACAGTGGCCACCGTGGGCAGGCTGAAGGTGGAGGCGCGGCCCATGCTGCTGGTGCGCGCGAAAGTGGGCGACGTGGAGGGCGCGGTGTTCCTGCAGAATGCGGAAACCATCCGCCTGACCCGCCCGGACGGAAGCCCCGTGAGCGTGGTGAGCCTGAAGGAAGGCGACCAGATCCTGTGCCGCACCGATTGCGCGGGCCGCCACTTCGGCATGCGCATCAAGGAGGACATCAAGGAATGCTGA
- a CDS encoding prephenate dehydrogenase, which yields MNAVKIALVGAGGRMGRLFADRLSAAGYAVGGVDRPLTQDALRHAVDGAAAVLLCVPVEVMDEVLRQVAPLLNGMQVLADITSVKVRPMQVMERHYAGPVVGTHPLFGPVPPAGDPAENLRVAVTPGDAAHETDVALIERVFADMGCVPFRTTADEHDEAAACIQGLNFITSVAYLATLAHRDELTPFITPSFRRRLDAARKMLTEDASLFEGMFEANPHSQTAVRSYLSFLNFAAAGDVDVLVDRAQWWWRSHTERGGVRPS from the coding sequence ATGAACGCAGTGAAAATCGCGCTGGTCGGCGCGGGGGGCCGCATGGGCCGCCTGTTCGCCGACAGGCTCTCCGCCGCGGGATACGCGGTGGGGGGCGTGGACCGTCCGCTGACGCAGGATGCCTTGCGTCATGCCGTGGACGGGGCCGCCGCCGTGCTGTTGTGCGTGCCCGTGGAAGTCATGGACGAGGTGCTGCGCCAGGTTGCCCCGCTGCTGAACGGCATGCAGGTGCTGGCGGACATCACCTCCGTCAAGGTGCGCCCCATGCAGGTCATGGAGCGCCACTACGCGGGCCCCGTGGTGGGCACCCATCCGCTGTTCGGCCCGGTGCCGCCTGCGGGTGATCCTGCGGAGAACCTGCGCGTGGCCGTGACCCCCGGCGATGCGGCCCACGAAACGGACGTGGCGCTCATCGAGCGCGTGTTCGCCGACATGGGCTGCGTGCCCTTCCGCACCACGGCGGACGAGCATGACGAGGCCGCCGCCTGCATCCAGGGCCTCAACTTCATCACCAGCGTTGCCTACCTTGCCACGCTGGCCCACCGCGACGAGCTTACCCCCTTCATCACCCCCTCGTTCCGCCGCCGCCTCGACGCGGCGCGCAAGATGCTGACCGAGGACGCATCCCTCTTCGAAGGCATGTTCGAAGCCAATCCCCACAGCCAGACCGCTGTCCGCAGCTACCTGTCGTTCCTCAACTTCGCCGCCGCCGGCGATGTGGACGTGCTGGTAGATCGCGCCCAGTGGTGGTGG
- the aroA gene encoding 3-phosphoshikimate 1-carboxyvinyltransferase, whose amino-acid sequence METKRETVTVAAPPSKSVSHRMLIGAALAAGDSVVEHVLESRDIERTADILRAAGARIERQGDGRFAVSGVAGTPAGGFDAPVSCDVHESGTTCRLLTAVLAAGKGQFRIHGAPRMHERPIGELVDVLRGRGVRVTYEGREGCPPLLIDSDGMSGGSTAIGLGESSQYLSGLLLAAPLTSGLTIEVSGDKVVSWPYVALTLQALEDFGIGFRVETRETPRGKWQADEWRTLREVRPGLVRFVVSPGVYRAGNYRVEGDWSNASYFLAAGAVGPRPVRVAGLRVDSLQGDRAMLDILGRMGARFERADNGVVVAPSSLTGVEVDMGHCPDLVPTVAATAAFAQGVTTIRNVAHLRIKECDRLSAPAAELRKAGVRVEELDDGLIVHGSLRSGGPAPVIDEKVMPFLSYGDHRMAMSLALLGFAGVHVVLDDPACVAKSFPHFWNEWEKVRA is encoded by the coding sequence ATGGAAACCAAGCGTGAAACCGTGACCGTGGCGGCCCCGCCGTCCAAGTCGGTGTCGCACCGCATGCTGATAGGGGCGGCGCTGGCCGCGGGTGATTCGGTGGTGGAACACGTGCTGGAAAGCCGCGACATCGAGCGCACGGCGGACATCTTGCGGGCGGCGGGCGCGCGCATTGAGCGCCAGGGCGACGGCAGGTTCGCGGTGTCGGGCGTGGCGGGCACGCCTGCGGGCGGGTTCGACGCGCCGGTATCGTGCGACGTGCACGAATCGGGCACCACGTGCCGCCTGCTGACGGCGGTGCTGGCGGCGGGCAAGGGCCAGTTCCGCATCCACGGCGCGCCGCGGATGCACGAACGGCCCATCGGCGAACTGGTGGACGTGCTGCGCGGGCGCGGGGTGCGCGTTACCTATGAAGGCCGCGAAGGCTGCCCGCCCCTGCTCATCGATTCCGACGGCATGTCCGGCGGGTCGACGGCCATCGGCCTTGGCGAATCCAGCCAGTACCTGTCGGGCCTGCTGCTGGCCGCGCCGCTTACCAGCGGGCTGACCATCGAGGTTTCCGGCGACAAGGTGGTCTCGTGGCCCTACGTGGCCCTGACCCTGCAGGCGCTGGAGGACTTCGGCATCGGCTTTCGCGTGGAAACGCGCGAGACCCCGCGCGGCAAGTGGCAGGCCGACGAATGGCGCACCCTGCGCGAAGTCCGTCCCGGCCTGGTGCGCTTCGTGGTGTCGCCGGGGGTGTACCGCGCGGGCAACTACCGGGTGGAGGGCGACTGGTCCAACGCCTCGTACTTTCTGGCTGCGGGGGCCGTGGGCCCGCGCCCGGTGCGCGTGGCGGGCTTGCGGGTGGATTCGTTGCAGGGCGACCGGGCCATGCTGGACATCCTGGGCCGCATGGGCGCGCGCTTCGAGCGGGCCGACAACGGCGTGGTGGTGGCACCCTCCAGCCTGACCGGGGTGGAAGTGGACATGGGCCACTGCCCGGACCTGGTGCCCACGGTGGCGGCCACGGCGGCCTTTGCCCAGGGCGTGACCACCATCCGCAACGTGGCGCACCTGCGCATCAAGGAATGCGACCGGCTGTCCGCCCCGGCGGCGGAACTGCGCAAGGCCGGTGTGCGGGTGGAGGAACTGGACGACGGCCTCATCGTGCACGGTTCGCTGCGCAGCGGCGGCCCGGCCCCGGTTATTGACGAAAAAGTGATGCCATTTTTGTCATACGGAGACCATCGCATGGCCATGAGCCTTGCGCTTCTGGGCTTTGCCGGGGTACATGTGGTTCTGGACGACCCGGCCTGCGTGGCCAAGTCGTTCCCGCATTTCTGGAACGAGTGGGAAAAGGTGCGCGCATGA
- a CDS encoding 2-amino-3,7-dideoxy-D-threo-hept-6-ulosonate synthase: MQIGKRIRMERIFNRKTGRAVIVPLDHGVSVGPIYGLVDMRETVNQVAEGGADAVLMHKGLVRCGHREGGRDVGLIVHLSASTSLSPRPNAKTLVATVEDALKHGADGVSVHVNLGDETERDMLADLGRMATVANDWGMPLLAMMYARGPRIKNEFDPEVVAHAARVGVELGADVVKVAYTGDMDSFAHVVASCCVPVVIAGGPKLDSTRSFLQMVHDAVRAGAAGLSVGRNIFQHERTPALVKALRGLVHEDWDVEQAMALVGE; this comes from the coding sequence ATGCAAATCGGCAAAAGAATCAGGATGGAGCGCATTTTCAACCGAAAAACCGGGCGTGCCGTCATCGTGCCGCTGGATCACGGCGTGAGCGTGGGACCCATCTACGGCCTTGTGGACATGCGCGAAACCGTGAACCAGGTGGCCGAAGGCGGGGCGGACGCGGTGCTCATGCACAAGGGCCTGGTGCGCTGCGGCCACCGCGAGGGCGGCCGTGACGTGGGCCTGATCGTACACCTTTCCGCATCCACTTCCCTTTCCCCCCGGCCCAACGCCAAGACCCTGGTCGCCACCGTCGAAGACGCCCTGAAGCACGGTGCCGATGGCGTATCCGTGCACGTGAACCTTGGCGACGAGACCGAACGCGACATGCTGGCCGACCTGGGCCGCATGGCCACCGTGGCCAACGACTGGGGCATGCCGCTTCTGGCCATGATGTACGCCCGTGGCCCCCGCATCAAGAACGAGTTCGACCCCGAAGTGGTGGCGCACGCCGCCCGCGTGGGCGTGGAACTGGGCGCCGACGTGGTCAAGGTGGCCTACACCGGCGACATGGACAGCTTCGCCCACGTGGTTGCCTCCTGTTGCGTGCCCGTGGTCATCGCGGGCGGCCCCAAGCTGGATTCCACCCGGTCGTTCCTGCAAATGGTTCACGACGCGGTGCGCGCCGGCGCTGCCGGTCTTTCCGTGGGCCGCAACATCTTTCAGCACGAACGCACTCCCGCCCTCGTCAAGGCCCTGCGCGGCCTGGTGCACGAGGATTGGGATGTGGAGCAGGCCATGGCCCTCGTCGGCGAGTGA